A region from the Leptospirillum ferriphilum ML-04 genome encodes:
- a CDS encoding L-aspartate oxidase, whose protein sequence is MESLAVDYLVIGGGIAGFQAVLSLLPHGTVMLVSKGPLSSGSSYFAQGGLALPWGFSSDDIESHVQDTILAGAGLCDADSVRTLVCGAEDAFENLLRLGVPFDRDKNGKFRTTREAAHSRPRIVHAGGDRTGALILKTLAEAAFRQPHFRFLSPYQLYQFRKSSDGTIGGAYFLGERDSDLLEIRAKAVILGTGGAGSLFYRSTNPRFQRGDGVSIAYRAGCEIERMAFYQFHPTVLDLPGTQPFLLTEAMRGEGAYLLDSKGDRFMSKYHPDGELAPRDVVARALWFELHSDKHQQITLSVEHLPKGFVRKRFPQVYGHLRELGIDLETTPVPIRPAAHFQMGGIRTDMDGRTSIRGLWAIGEVASIRVHGANRLASNSLLEALVMGRRIVRSVVSETPETFLPKSSASEGKKVEEMSLPEFQGEESWSALKTMLWESAGIVRTIKKVQQGLGWINEHLEGRTAPVHGSRFAYANGLLTSRLILEDILTAPVTGANYVLFGPDAYLVESDRI, encoded by the coding sequence ATGGAATCTCTGGCGGTGGATTATCTGGTCATAGGAGGAGGAATAGCGGGTTTTCAAGCCGTTTTGAGTCTTCTCCCCCATGGAACCGTTATGCTCGTCTCCAAAGGGCCCCTCTCCTCTGGCAGCTCCTATTTTGCTCAGGGTGGACTTGCATTGCCCTGGGGATTTTCCAGCGATGATATTGAGAGTCATGTGCAAGATACAATCCTTGCTGGAGCCGGGTTGTGTGATGCGGACTCTGTAAGGACCCTGGTTTGTGGTGCGGAAGATGCTTTTGAAAACCTCTTGCGACTCGGTGTGCCATTTGATAGAGACAAAAATGGCAAGTTCCGAACGACAAGAGAAGCTGCCCATTCTCGTCCCCGTATCGTTCATGCCGGAGGGGACAGAACCGGTGCGCTCATATTGAAGACCCTTGCGGAAGCTGCTTTCCGTCAGCCGCATTTCCGATTTCTTTCTCCATACCAGTTGTACCAGTTCAGAAAAAGCAGTGATGGAACGATTGGAGGAGCCTATTTTCTGGGAGAAAGAGATTCAGACCTTCTTGAAATAAGGGCAAAGGCGGTGATTTTGGGAACCGGAGGGGCCGGTTCGCTTTTCTATCGTTCTACGAATCCTCGATTCCAGCGGGGAGATGGTGTCAGTATCGCTTATCGGGCTGGATGTGAAATTGAGCGCATGGCGTTTTACCAGTTTCATCCGACAGTTCTCGATCTGCCAGGAACCCAGCCGTTCTTGTTGACAGAGGCAATGCGCGGGGAAGGTGCATACCTGCTGGACAGCAAAGGTGACAGGTTCATGTCAAAATATCATCCGGATGGAGAGCTTGCCCCCAGAGATGTTGTCGCCCGCGCATTATGGTTTGAGCTCCACTCCGACAAACATCAACAGATCACTTTGTCTGTCGAGCATTTACCAAAGGGGTTTGTCAGAAAAAGATTTCCGCAAGTGTATGGCCACCTGAGAGAATTAGGAATCGATCTCGAAACAACCCCTGTGCCTATCCGTCCTGCTGCCCATTTCCAGATGGGCGGAATTCGGACAGATATGGATGGAAGAACCAGCATCAGAGGACTTTGGGCTATCGGGGAAGTTGCAAGTATACGCGTGCATGGGGCGAATCGCCTGGCATCAAACTCTTTGCTGGAAGCATTGGTGATGGGAAGACGAATCGTTCGATCCGTTGTTTCGGAAACGCCGGAAACCTTTCTTCCCAAATCTTCCGCGTCGGAAGGCAAAAAGGTAGAAGAAATGTCTCTTCCTGAATTTCAGGGAGAAGAATCCTGGTCAGCTCTTAAGACAATGCTGTGGGAAAGTGCCGGCATTGTCAGGACGATCAAAAAAGTGCAACAAGGTCTCGGATGGATAAATGAACATCTGGAGGGAAGAACGGCTCCTGTTCACGGGTCGCGATTTGCTTATGCAAACGGTCTTCTGACGTCCAGGCTTATCCTGGAAGATATCTTGACGGCACCTGTGACAGGTGCCAATTATGTTCTTTTCGGACCTGATGCTTATTTGGTGGAGTCTGACCGTATATGA
- a CDS encoding efflux RND transporter permease subunit produces the protein MTDTSDLQKEKRISVFFNRLQGWRFFSLLLTCVLAFLAGIHAMRMPTAIYPSIDFPRVSVIVLSPNIPFHDMESRITRPVGMALRSVRGVQEVRSRTMQGSAEFFLKFSWNAPMRMALPRIGQAIDRVRSDLPVGTQIRALRMYPSDTPVLGIAFCGPPEKMMQMTEITRYRIIPFLSNLPGIWKAEMVGGKTREVHVEVDPYKLSGVHRTMQDVMDALAFENRIGVVGRRSGFHRLKTIQVNDIFSRPEDIRSLFIPGNIPVPLREVATIREGIRPSDLWVRVSANASSAILLQVFRAHGGNAITIRQEILQNWKNLQHLLPPGISVRIYYDQGALAESAVKHVVFALLTGLSVSLGVVFLFLRRSRPMLIMAGLMPPLFLISLGILDYWGASINLMSLGGMAAALGLVIDDFIVVVEGGRFRERLMRLLPAFILSGLLTIVAIFPLFGIGGLVGAFFKPLAEAFVTLLVVSLLVNTFVTPFYLNPPDRTPVSSESQSRELFFRVNTHSVLFILILFSFLMVFSLRYLSTNFMPRMDEGSFVLNFHAPPGMSLDDTDRIVDRMEKKILSSPMVVAESRRLGAEMGFFITEPNKGDIVVRLSPDRKESIFSVMDHLRNWIHQHEPEMDIDFSQVLEDALGDLIGVQAPIVVQVHGQNRKVLLEWAPRIQEKLSRIPGIVDPHLSVRPMLSALDIQVDRKRAALFGLTPDSVIRDLRTDFLGSRATTIIESGIPENVRVLYPAAYSPDKASLGRIPLVLPSGILPLSQVAVVQQPSPDFEEEDLNLSPVLTIEGRLRGRNLGKTIQEIRTSLASLPLPTSVWLTYSGAWSEEQKSFRDLSVALSGGFLLVLTLLVGVFRSWTSPLAIFLAICFSLLCALFALTLSKHSLNISSFVGLILVVGITAENAFLVAWKFKETRGRLRERLEASLKDRFIPLVMTHLATFGALLPLAVGQGTGLDMERSLAVAVMGGLAGSFLSSIFLIPSLLNIFEKERHVPEREERS, from the coding sequence ATGACTGATACTTCGGATCTCCAGAAAGAAAAAAGAATTTCTGTTTTTTTTAACCGGCTGCAGGGATGGAGATTTTTTTCCCTGCTGCTCACATGTGTCCTGGCTTTCCTGGCTGGCATTCACGCAATGAGAATGCCGACAGCCATTTATCCGTCGATTGATTTCCCCAGAGTGTCTGTGATCGTCCTCTCTCCAAATATCCCGTTTCATGATATGGAAAGCCGGATTACGCGACCTGTCGGAATGGCGCTCCGCAGTGTTCGCGGAGTGCAAGAAGTCCGATCCCGAACAATGCAGGGATCTGCAGAATTTTTTCTGAAATTTTCCTGGAATGCCCCGATGCGAATGGCCTTGCCACGTATCGGCCAGGCGATAGACAGGGTTCGTTCTGATCTTCCGGTTGGAACACAGATCCGTGCTTTGCGAATGTATCCTTCCGACACTCCTGTTTTGGGAATTGCTTTCTGCGGACCTCCTGAAAAAATGATGCAGATGACGGAAATCACACGTTATCGGATTATCCCTTTTCTCTCCAATTTGCCGGGGATCTGGAAGGCGGAAATGGTGGGAGGGAAGACGAGGGAAGTTCATGTTGAGGTGGATCCCTACAAACTTTCGGGTGTTCATCGCACAATGCAGGATGTCATGGATGCCCTCGCCTTCGAAAACAGGATTGGTGTTGTCGGGAGAAGGTCGGGTTTTCATCGACTGAAAACGATCCAGGTCAATGATATTTTTTCCCGGCCGGAAGATATTCGCTCTTTATTCATCCCGGGAAATATTCCGGTCCCATTGCGTGAAGTGGCGACCATTCGGGAAGGAATCCGACCGTCGGATCTGTGGGTCCGGGTCTCTGCAAACGCTTCGTCTGCAATATTGCTGCAAGTGTTTCGCGCACATGGCGGAAACGCCATCACGATTCGGCAGGAGATTTTACAAAACTGGAAAAACCTTCAGCATCTTCTTCCTCCGGGGATCTCTGTTCGTATCTACTATGATCAGGGAGCACTCGCCGAATCGGCTGTCAAGCATGTTGTTTTTGCCCTCCTCACCGGATTGTCCGTTTCTCTGGGAGTTGTCTTCCTGTTTCTGCGAAGGTCGAGGCCAATGCTGATTATGGCTGGACTGATGCCGCCACTTTTTCTCATCTCCCTGGGAATTCTGGATTATTGGGGAGCATCGATAAACCTCATGAGTCTGGGAGGAATGGCAGCAGCTCTGGGTTTGGTGATTGATGATTTTATTGTCGTGGTGGAAGGGGGCAGATTTCGGGAACGGCTCATGAGGCTTTTGCCCGCTTTCATCCTTTCGGGTCTTCTCACAATCGTTGCCATATTTCCTCTTTTCGGAATAGGCGGTTTGGTTGGAGCTTTTTTTAAACCACTTGCAGAAGCCTTTGTGACTCTTCTCGTGGTTTCCCTGCTTGTCAATACCTTCGTGACCCCTTTTTACCTGAATCCTCCGGACCGGACTCCTGTCTCTTCTGAGAGCCAATCGAGGGAATTGTTTTTTCGTGTGAACACCCATTCTGTTCTTTTCATACTGATACTGTTCTCCTTTCTGATGGTGTTTTCCCTTCGGTATCTCTCGACAAACTTTATGCCCCGGATGGACGAAGGATCGTTTGTCCTGAATTTTCATGCCCCACCGGGGATGTCGCTTGATGATACGGATCGGATCGTCGACCGTATGGAGAAAAAAATCCTTTCCAGTCCGATGGTTGTGGCCGAATCCAGAAGACTTGGAGCCGAAATGGGATTTTTTATTACGGAGCCGAACAAGGGAGATATTGTTGTTCGACTCTCTCCGGACAGGAAAGAATCCATCTTTTCTGTCATGGATCATCTTCGGAACTGGATCCACCAACATGAACCCGAAATGGATATCGACTTCTCCCAGGTGCTTGAAGATGCCCTGGGAGACCTGATCGGAGTTCAGGCACCGATTGTTGTTCAAGTTCATGGGCAGAACCGAAAAGTTCTCCTGGAATGGGCGCCGAGGATTCAGGAAAAGCTCTCCCGGATTCCGGGAATCGTTGATCCTCATCTTTCTGTCCGCCCGATGCTTTCAGCGCTCGATATTCAGGTCGACCGGAAAAGGGCCGCACTTTTTGGTCTGACTCCCGATTCGGTGATCCGGGACCTTCGCACCGATTTTCTCGGGTCCAGGGCGACGACAATCATCGAGAGCGGTATTCCGGAAAATGTGCGGGTTCTCTATCCGGCTGCATACTCACCTGACAAGGCCAGTCTTGGACGGATTCCGCTCGTTCTTCCTTCTGGAATACTTCCTTTGTCCCAGGTTGCTGTTGTTCAACAGCCATCACCGGATTTTGAGGAGGAGGACCTGAACCTCTCGCCAGTTTTGACGATTGAGGGACGGTTACGGGGAAGAAATCTTGGAAAAACGATTCAGGAAATTCGGACATCCCTTGCAAGCCTTCCCTTGCCGACGTCTGTCTGGTTGACATACTCCGGGGCCTGGTCGGAAGAACAAAAGAGTTTTCGGGACTTGTCTGTCGCCCTTTCCGGGGGATTTCTCCTGGTGTTGACATTGCTTGTCGGAGTTTTTCGAAGCTGGACATCTCCACTTGCCATCTTCCTCGCAATCTGTTTTTCGTTGCTATGTGCGCTTTTTGCGCTGACTCTGTCGAAGCACTCCCTCAACATTTCATCGTTTGTCGGATTGATTCTTGTTGTCGGAATTACTGCGGAAAATGCGTTTCTTGTTGCCTGGAAATTCAAGGAGACCCGGGGAAGATTAAGAGAGCGACTGGAAGCATCGTTGAAAGACCGTTTCATTCCTTTGGTCATGACTCATCTTGCAACTTTTGGAGCCTTGCTCCCTCTTGCCGTTGGACAAGGAACGGGTCTTGATATGGAGCGCTCTCTCGCCGTTGCCGTCATGGGTGGACTGGCAGGTTCTTTTCTGTCCTCCATCTTTCTCATTCCATCCTTGCTGAATATTTTCGAAAAGGAGAGGCACGTTCCGGAGAGGGAGGAAAGGTCTTGA
- a CDS encoding helix-turn-helix domain-containing protein: MTDSSSARDSLSNFQVVHVFTLSEGLFKQVSDLGRVAPYQFHWKTVMDIGVVSKGLILVDTGTMEVDIAGEMKEGLLLFGKGEDLLRRWKDFLDQTFSVECSPEGFEEFLRWRIRPVLERSCEWPGGVFNFFQEILSSVLISEALLLTGGNRQKTAQILGISRNTLRNRMQDKEVIKK; the protein is encoded by the coding sequence ATGACAGACTCTTCTTCAGCAAGGGATTCTCTCTCGAATTTCCAGGTTGTCCACGTTTTTACGCTTTCTGAAGGACTGTTCAAACAGGTGTCTGATCTTGGAAGGGTTGCGCCCTATCAGTTTCACTGGAAGACAGTCATGGATATAGGGGTTGTATCGAAAGGTTTGATTCTGGTCGATACAGGAACAATGGAGGTCGATATTGCCGGAGAAATGAAGGAAGGCCTCTTGCTGTTCGGAAAGGGAGAGGATCTCCTCCGGAGATGGAAAGATTTCCTCGACCAGACCTTTTCGGTTGAATGTTCACCGGAAGGATTTGAAGAGTTTTTGAGATGGAGAATCCGACCCGTTTTGGAGCGATCTTGCGAATGGCCCGGGGGCGTCTTTAACTTTTTTCAGGAAATTCTCTCCTCGGTCCTGATTTCGGAAGCGTTACTCTTGACCGGAGGGAACCGTCAGAAGACCGCCCAGATTTTGGGAATAAGTCGCAATACCCTTAGAAATCGCATGCAGGATAAGGAAGTTATAAAAAAATAA
- a CDS encoding DnaJ domain-containing protein, which yields MNEDYYSILGVSKSANEDEIKKAYRKLARKFHPDLNPGNKTSEQKFKEINQAYEILSDPEKRKEYDRERENPGPFRGKAGSDARSHKEGFGDFDGGDASFFWDVFGGGQRGTSRSLTTVRLTLSLVEVARGTKKTVTLQGESGKVESVTIQIPPGAEEGMGFEVEAPSLGKNRILYVVIEHILPDSRFERRGSDIYSDLRLTVPELYFGASVHIPTLDGETRLRIPPGSQGGQTLRLKEKGIHSSFDGNRGHHYVRLIALLPEKRSENLDALMHQLESYYRISK from the coding sequence ATGAATGAAGATTACTATTCCATTCTGGGGGTTTCAAAAAGTGCGAACGAAGATGAAATTAAAAAAGCGTACCGAAAACTTGCGCGGAAATTTCACCCGGATTTGAATCCTGGAAACAAGACGTCTGAACAGAAATTCAAGGAAATTAACCAGGCATATGAAATTTTGTCGGACCCGGAAAAAAGAAAGGAATACGATCGCGAGAGAGAAAATCCCGGTCCTTTCCGTGGAAAAGCCGGATCAGATGCACGGAGTCACAAGGAGGGTTTTGGAGATTTTGATGGAGGAGATGCCTCTTTTTTCTGGGACGTTTTTGGTGGAGGGCAGCGAGGGACAAGCCGTTCTTTGACAACTGTCCGACTGACTCTTTCCTTGGTTGAAGTTGCCAGGGGGACGAAAAAGACGGTGACTCTTCAAGGAGAGTCCGGTAAGGTCGAATCTGTGACGATACAGATACCGCCCGGGGCAGAAGAAGGGATGGGATTCGAGGTGGAGGCTCCATCCTTGGGGAAGAACCGGATTCTCTATGTTGTCATCGAACACATACTGCCCGATTCCCGATTTGAGCGGCGAGGTTCTGATATTTATTCGGACCTGCGGTTGACTGTGCCAGAGCTCTATTTCGGAGCATCCGTCCACATTCCGACTTTGGACGGAGAGACTCGCTTGAGGATTCCGCCCGGATCTCAGGGAGGGCAAACTCTTCGCCTGAAAGAAAAAGGCATCCATTCTTCATTCGATGGCAACCGAGGTCATCATTATGTTCGCCTCATTGCTTTGCTGCCAGAAAAAAGATCGGAAAATCTCGATGCTCTTATGCATCAACTGGAGTCGTATTATCGAATTTCGAAGTAA
- a CDS encoding efflux RND transporter periplasmic adaptor subunit — translation MSALSCLILLGSCSRKPESFSSSPALAKIPVKAVPVRPGTLQSFRSIPGRVTFDPHYYRRVMARVSAISTVRLRAFPGDHVRKGEVVAVLKSPDFLTAESELVSILNNRGGRLTPQDSLLALAKSKLVYMGASDQEIHRLLETRKPVDRYEVRSPIDGTIVKTGEMEGSQVHPGDVLFEVSDLRHLWVKAFIYPGEEGHITKKSPVWIQTLHDPDRMVPARIKEVSPMVDPMTRTIPIRIALSNQDLLLEPDLWVSVLIPRPSFGTKTSFIVPSGSIFESATGHLTVIVRDISGQFRRVRVVVGATDRGQTAVSGKFRSGDQVVTGGLNRVRALVKEGKSPLA, via the coding sequence ATGTCCGCTCTTTCGTGTCTTATTCTTCTGGGTAGCTGTTCCCGAAAGCCTGAGAGTTTTTCTTCCAGTCCCGCTTTGGCAAAGATTCCAGTGAAAGCAGTTCCGGTCAGACCGGGAACCCTTCAATCCTTCCGCTCCATTCCCGGGAGGGTGACGTTTGATCCGCATTATTATCGCAGAGTCATGGCCCGGGTCTCTGCAATCTCAACGGTCCGGTTAAGAGCTTTCCCGGGGGATCATGTCCGGAAAGGAGAGGTTGTCGCCGTTCTGAAGAGCCCGGATTTTCTGACGGCAGAATCAGAGCTGGTCAGCATTCTCAACAATCGTGGTGGCCGTCTGACACCGCAGGACAGTCTTCTGGCGTTGGCCAAGTCAAAACTGGTTTATATGGGGGCATCGGATCAAGAGATTCATCGTTTGCTGGAAACAAGGAAACCGGTCGATCGCTATGAAGTTCGATCCCCTATCGACGGGACAATTGTTAAAACGGGAGAGATGGAGGGCAGTCAGGTCCATCCCGGGGATGTCCTGTTCGAAGTGTCGGATCTTCGCCACCTTTGGGTCAAGGCCTTTATTTATCCCGGAGAAGAAGGTCATATCACAAAAAAAAGTCCGGTTTGGATTCAGACACTTCATGATCCGGACCGCATGGTTCCGGCAAGGATCAAGGAAGTCTCACCCATGGTTGATCCCATGACACGGACGATTCCTATCCGGATTGCCCTTTCGAATCAGGACTTGCTGCTTGAACCTGATTTGTGGGTTTCCGTTCTGATTCCGCGTCCATCCTTTGGAACGAAGACAAGTTTCATCGTTCCCTCCGGATCGATTTTCGAAAGCGCTACGGGCCATTTGACGGTCATCGTCCGTGACATATCCGGTCAGTTTCGTCGAGTCCGGGTTGTTGTGGGAGCAACCGACCGTGGACAAACGGCTGTTTCCGGAAAATTCCGGTCCGGGGATCAGGTGGTGACTGGCGGGCTGAATCGAGTCAGGGCTCTTGTGAAGGAGGGGAAATCTCCCCTTGCCTGA
- the clpB gene encoding ATP-dependent chaperone ClpB: MNIEKMTIKSQEALQLAVDLARRKGNTQVEPFHLLSALISQTDGVVFPVIQKLGVDRGQIQKKVDEQLALLPSVSGAGAQSGPYLSKRLSDLLDKAEGEAKTFKDDYVSTEHLLLSFSDFGGPEEKLFRSLGLDREKILRALTDVRGNQRVTDQNPEDKYQALAKFGRDLTEMARSNKLDPVIGRDEEIRRVIQVLSRRTKNNPVLIGDPGVGKTAIVEGLAQRIVSGDVPEGLKDKTVFQLDLGALIAGAKYRGDFEERLKAVLKEVTGSEGKIILFIDELHTIVRAGATEGGAMDASNLLKPALARGELRAIGATTLDEYRENIEKDAALERRFQPVFVGEPSIEDTIAILRGLKEKYEIHHGVRIRDSAIIAAATLSHRYITGRFLPDKAIDLIDEAASQLRVAIDSLPKELDEIDRRIRQLEIEKMALSREEEPDAVSKRQDVENELESLKDRFSSLKIQWDNEKKKIQEIQALKVRIEEARQNAEVAIREGNYDRASEIQYSQIPDLQKKLAAAQTELEGESRGNRLLKEEVGEDDIAEVISRWTGIPVSRMLEGEVQKLLHMEERLAERVVGQEEALQAVSNAIRRARAGIQDPNRPLGSFFFLGPTGVGKTELAKSLAVFLFDSDQAMTRIDMSEYMEKHSVARLIGAPPGYVGYEEGGQLTEAVRRRPFTVILLDEIEKAHPDVFNILLQVLDDGRLTDGQGRVVSFRNTVVIMTSNVGSDIIRERAGLNEEETKKMVQEVLARTFRPEFLNRIDDIIVFHPLTRHEIARIVEIQLREVNQRLKDQGIDVEMTQAAEDELTHVGYDPVFGARPLRRAIQNYILNPLAQKILAGKFEKEHKILIDWNGSEFVFKGEESS; this comes from the coding sequence ATGAATATTGAAAAAATGACAATCAAATCCCAGGAAGCCCTTCAATTGGCAGTTGATTTGGCAAGACGTAAAGGAAATACACAGGTCGAACCCTTTCATTTGTTGTCCGCCCTGATTTCCCAAACGGATGGAGTGGTTTTTCCCGTGATCCAGAAACTGGGGGTTGATCGGGGACAAATTCAAAAAAAGGTGGACGAACAGCTCGCACTTTTGCCATCCGTGAGTGGTGCGGGGGCCCAGTCCGGCCCTTATTTGTCGAAACGTCTCTCTGACCTGCTGGACAAGGCGGAAGGAGAGGCAAAAACTTTCAAGGACGATTATGTCAGTACGGAACACCTTCTTCTTTCTTTTTCTGATTTCGGGGGCCCAGAAGAAAAGCTTTTTCGCTCCCTGGGTCTCGACAGGGAAAAAATTCTGCGGGCCTTGACGGATGTTCGTGGTAATCAGAGAGTGACCGATCAAAATCCGGAAGATAAATACCAGGCTCTTGCCAAGTTCGGACGAGATCTGACGGAAATGGCCCGCTCCAACAAACTTGACCCGGTTATCGGGCGCGACGAAGAAATTCGTCGCGTGATCCAGGTTCTTTCCAGAAGGACAAAAAACAACCCAGTCCTGATAGGAGATCCGGGTGTCGGGAAAACAGCGATTGTCGAGGGTCTCGCGCAGAGAATCGTTTCGGGGGATGTTCCGGAAGGGTTGAAGGATAAGACCGTCTTTCAGCTGGACCTGGGCGCCCTGATTGCTGGCGCGAAATACCGGGGAGATTTTGAAGAAAGACTGAAGGCAGTTTTGAAAGAAGTAACCGGTTCTGAGGGAAAGATCATTCTTTTTATTGACGAACTGCATACCATCGTGCGTGCGGGAGCGACAGAAGGGGGTGCCATGGACGCATCAAACCTCCTGAAGCCTGCCCTTGCCCGCGGAGAACTTCGTGCGATCGGAGCGACGACTCTTGATGAATACCGGGAAAATATCGAGAAAGATGCTGCCCTGGAAAGAAGGTTTCAGCCAGTTTTTGTGGGAGAGCCTTCCATTGAGGATACGATTGCCATCCTGCGGGGCTTGAAAGAGAAATATGAAATTCATCATGGTGTGCGGATCAGGGATTCAGCAATTATTGCTGCAGCAACACTCTCCCATCGCTATATCACCGGACGGTTCCTGCCGGACAAGGCGATTGATCTGATTGACGAAGCTGCCAGTCAGCTTCGGGTTGCCATTGATAGTCTTCCCAAGGAACTCGACGAGATTGATAGAAGAATTCGTCAGCTGGAAATTGAAAAAATGGCTCTTTCGAGAGAAGAAGAGCCGGATGCCGTCAGCAAAAGACAGGATGTTGAAAATGAGCTGGAGTCCCTGAAGGACCGTTTTTCCTCGCTGAAGATTCAATGGGATAACGAAAAAAAGAAGATCCAGGAGATTCAGGCTCTCAAGGTTCGTATCGAAGAGGCTCGTCAGAATGCAGAAGTTGCCATTCGGGAAGGAAATTATGACCGTGCATCGGAAATTCAATATAGCCAGATCCCTGATCTGCAAAAAAAACTTGCGGCAGCCCAAACGGAACTGGAAGGAGAAAGTCGTGGAAATCGACTCCTGAAAGAGGAGGTCGGTGAAGATGACATTGCTGAAGTGATATCCCGGTGGACAGGGATCCCTGTCTCCCGGATGCTGGAAGGAGAGGTGCAGAAACTTCTCCACATGGAAGAGCGTCTTGCAGAGAGGGTCGTGGGACAGGAAGAAGCTCTCCAGGCCGTTTCGAACGCGATTCGAAGAGCCAGGGCAGGGATTCAGGATCCGAATCGACCTCTGGGATCCTTCTTTTTTCTTGGCCCCACCGGAGTCGGAAAAACAGAGCTGGCAAAAAGCCTTGCCGTTTTTTTGTTTGACAGTGATCAGGCGATGACCCGAATAGACATGTCTGAATACATGGAAAAGCACTCTGTCGCCCGACTGATAGGAGCCCCTCCGGGATATGTGGGATATGAAGAAGGTGGCCAACTGACGGAAGCGGTCCGCAGACGCCCTTTTACAGTCATTCTTCTGGACGAAATCGAGAAAGCTCATCCGGATGTTTTTAACATCCTTCTTCAGGTTCTCGACGACGGGCGGTTGACAGACGGTCAGGGAAGGGTCGTCAGCTTCCGGAACACAGTTGTGATCATGACGTCAAACGTCGGTTCGGATATCATCCGCGAAAGAGCTGGTCTGAACGAAGAGGAAACAAAAAAAATGGTTCAGGAAGTCCTGGCCAGAACATTTCGTCCGGAATTCCTGAACCGAATCGACGATATTATTGTTTTCCATCCGTTGACCCGGCATGAAATAGCCCGGATTGTCGAGATTCAGCTACGGGAAGTCAACCAGCGACTGAAGGATCAGGGCATTGATGTAGAAATGACGCAGGCCGCTGAAGATGAGCTGACGCATGTTGGATATGATCCTGTTTTTGGGGCCAGACCGCTTCGTCGGGCGATTCAGAACTACATCCTGAACCCGCTTGCACAAAAGATACTGGCAGGAAAGTTCGAAAAAGAACACAAAATCCTGATCGACTGGAATGGAAGCGAGTTTGTCTTCAAGGGAGAGGAATCGTCATGA
- a CDS encoding HU family DNA-binding protein, translating into MKKAELVDKIASSAKITKSQANDALNAALETIKKALKKDGEKVTLVGFGTFSTVKRKARTGRNPRTGKEIKIPAMRVPKFSAGKAFKGAIK; encoded by the coding sequence GTGAAGAAAGCAGAACTGGTGGACAAGATCGCATCATCCGCCAAGATCACAAAGTCCCAGGCCAACGATGCCCTCAATGCAGCACTTGAGACCATCAAAAAGGCGTTGAAGAAAGACGGGGAAAAAGTGACTCTGGTGGGGTTTGGTACTTTTTCGACTGTCAAGCGCAAAGCACGGACCGGCCGTAATCCTAGAACCGGTAAAGAAATCAAGATTCCTGCCATGAGGGTTCCCAAGTTTTCCGCAGGAAAAGCCTTCAAGGGTGCTATAAAGTAA